The following coding sequences are from one Haliotis asinina isolate JCU_RB_2024 chromosome 3, JCU_Hal_asi_v2, whole genome shotgun sequence window:
- the LOC137277279 gene encoding solute carrier family 22 member 6-A-like has translation MGETKEAVRLMTRGTPIQMHVCVTPIVEKEARNCLGFQANISDLNITYHECGISITSFGHSEELPCVEGRKYEQPWELSLVSEWDIVCEKESLADLLTTLYMFGMGIGSVLFTALSDTYGRKFSNILAGVIFLATSCGMSFVPTYAAFAVLKVIQGATQLGVGLTSTTIGLEIVPTRHRSKIGVINTLFWSLSVVIYAVAAYLMRDLNWRYHQLVAGLTAGYYIFLPWVMDETSRWLAAKKKYSIIERNLKKASHMNHKDAAHIITLFREKVKEPNLQDQSPLLSSDTCRDQNEHSQGVSKTERKAERPLLQIFKDRQILSLSAILCFIWMTDSLTYYGLNLNATQFHSDKFIGFGLSAVTEVFGAVAFWLTVDRFGRKRTCLACHLIAALSLIASVIFHHFTDTIPTLSVAVSAFSLIGKFGATTSFNVLWLYTPELFPTTIRNVGFGLGSLAARAGGILAPFSRILYRKYPWAPGTVFGSCCIVVAFLVQFLPETNKHELPQTVPEMKQWLNKQRESQKKKQKKSIIAENGADIFVCSGNETN, from the exons ATGGGTGAAACAAAGGAGGCCGTCCGGCTGATGACACGAGGAACCCCCATTCAGATGCACGTCTGTGTGACACCCATAGTAGAGAAGGAAGCACGCAATTG TCTCGGGTTTCAAGCAAACATCTCCGACTTGAACATCACATACCATGAATGTGGAATCAGCATAACGTCATTCGGACATTCGGAAGAACTTCCTTGTGTAGAGGGTCGCAAGTACGAACAGCCGTGGGAACTGTCCCTTGTTTCTGAG TGGGATATCGTGTGTGAAAAGGAAAGCCTTGCAGACCTTCTTACAACCCTCTATATGTTCGGTATGGGCATAGGGTCGGTCTTGTTCACAGCGCTGTCGGACACGTATGGGCGCAAGTTCTCCAACATACTGGCTGGAGTCATTTTCCTTGCAACCAGCTGTGGCATGTCATTTGTACCAACATATGCTGCTTTTGCTGTCTTGAAGGTTATACAAGGGGCAACGCAGTTG GGTGTTGGCTTAACGTCAACAACGATTGGTCTCGAAATCGTTCCAACCAGGCACAGATCCAAGATTGGGGTTATAAACACTCTGTTTTGGTCACTGTCGGTTGTAATCTACGCAGTGGCAGCCTACCTGATGAGAGATCTCAACTGGAGGTATCACCAGTTGGTTGCGGGCCTCACAGCAGGTTACTATATATTTTTACCATG ggtaatggacgaaaCCTCAAGGTGGTTGGCAGCAAAGAAGAAATACAGTATCATAGAACGGAATTTGAAGAAGGCCAGCCATATGAACCACAAGGACGCAGCGCATATCATAACGCTGTTTAGAGAAAAAGTAAAGGAACCAAACCTACAAGACCAAAGTCCTCTCTTGTCGTCAGACACATGCAGGGATCAAAATGAACACAGCCAGGGTGTTTCAAAAACTGAGAGGAAAGCAGAAAGACCACTCCTGCAGATATTCAAAGACAGACAAATACTCTCTTTGTCAGCAATCCTGTGTTTTATATG GATGACAGATAGCTTAACATACTACGGACTTAATCTCAACGCCACACAGTTTCACAGTGACAAATTCATTGGCTTTGGCCTGAGTGCTGTCACTGAGGTGTTTGGTGCAGTCGCCTTTTGGCTCACAGTCGACAG ATTCGGAAGGAAGAGAACATGTTTGGCCTGCCACCTGATAGCAGCATTGTCGCTGATAGCATCGGTCATATTCCACCACTTCACGG ATACTATACCAACCCTCAGTGTGGCTGTAAGCGCATTTTCGCTGATCGGAAAATTTGGAGCAACAACTTCATTTAATGTGTTGTGGCTGTATACTCCAGAACTATTTCCAACTACAATACG GAATGTTGGGTTTGGTCTTGGATCCTTAGCGGCAAGAGCAGGTGGAATACTTGCTCCGTTTTCCAGGATACTG TACCGCAAATATCCCTGGGCACCTGGCACAGTGTTCGGCTCCTGCTGCATCGTGGTGGCGTTCCTGGTTCAATTTCTgccagaaacaaacaaacacgaaCTGCCGCAGACTGTCCCTGAAATGAAGCAGTGGTTAAACAAACAACGGGAATCCCAGAAGAAGAAACAGAAGAAGAGCATCATCGCAGAAAATGGTgctgatatatttgtttgtagtGGGAATGAAACCAATTAA
- the LOC137277277 gene encoding solute carrier family 22 member 6-like yields MTSKEEVNFDSVFNALGWNGRYQIVQVGLVLLSSLPFAFHIMSIIFIGSYVPSQCKELNDSSVLEDLVCRADLSDFNLTYHECRISITSNKVDRGDRIELSCIEGYRYEKPRELSLVSEWDIVCEKEGLSDLLQTLYMFGTGIGAILFTVVADRFGRKFSNVVAGMSFLVVGTGMAFIPTFVPFAVLRVLQGATQMGVSLTSTTLYLEIVPTEHRSKMSACGTIMWSISIVTYAIAAYAMKDLGWRYHQLVVGLTSAYYIVVPWVLDESYRWLAANNMYDVIERNLKKASRMNSKNENVIVNTFRDKVLSPRLHDNLPLLIHSSNGESVCCQHAANLLAKQQEKEERPFLQIFQDRQILTVSAIIWFIWLTDCITYYGLQLNSTKFHSDKYIGFGLSAITDVLASIMFWLTVDRFGRRRTCLVFHLIAGISLIASVIFNNYKDKMPSFTVAGTTFSLVGKFAITTTFNLLWLYTPEIFPTKIRSVGFGLASFAARIGGLLAPFSRTLYRHYPWAPGSVFGTCCIVVTFLMPYLPETNNQELPQTIREMKRSMTQQKETPKNKQKNLITGS; encoded by the exons ATGACATCCAAGGAGGAAGTAAACTTTGACAGTGTTTTCAATGCACTTGGGTGGAATGGCAGATATCAAATTGTCCAAGTTGGTCTTGTGTTACTGTCGTCTTTACCTTTCGCATTTCATATTATGAGCATCATATTCATAG GTTCATATGTTCCAAGTCAGTGTAAGGAACTAAACGATTCATCTGTGCTGGAGGACCTGGTGTGCCGTGCTGATCTGTCGGACTTCAACCTCACCTACCACGAATGTAGAATCAGCATAACTTCCAACAAGGTGGATCGTGGGGACAGAATAGAACTCTCGTGCATCGAGGGTTATCGGTATGAAAAGCCAAGAGAACTATCTCTTGTATCTGAG TGGGATATAGTCTGTGAGAAGGAGGGCCTGAGCGATCTACTACAGACACTTTACATGTTTGGCACGGGAATCGGAGCAATCTTGTTCACAGTTGTAGCTGATCGCTTTGGACGCAAATTCTCCAATGTGGTAGCCGGCATGTCCTTTCTTGTGGTCGGCACGGGCATGGCATTCATACCCACATTTGTCCCGTTTGCAGTGTTGAGAGTTCTGCAAGGAGCAACACAAATG GGTGTCAGTCTAACATCCACAACTCTCTACCTTGAGATAGTTCCAACTGAACACAGATCTAAGATGAGTGCTTGCGGCACCATTATGTGGTCTATCTCAATAGTAACATATGCCATAGCAGCATATGCCATGAAGGATCTGGGCTGGCGGTATCACCAGCTTGTTGTTGGTCTGACATCTGCATACTACATAGTTGTACCATG GGTACTAGACGAGAGCTACAGGTGGCTAGCAGCAAACAACATGTATGATGTCATAGAACGGAATTTGAAGAAGGCCAGTCGTATGAATTCAAAGAATGAAAATGTCATCGTAAATACCTTTAGAGACAAAGTGTTGTCGCCCAGACTCCATGATAATCTACCTCTACTTATACACTCATCGAATGGCGAGTCTGTATGCTGCCAACACGCGGCAAACCTTTTAGccaaacaacaagaaaaggaGGAAAGACCTTTTCTCCAGATATTTCAGGACAGGCAGATTCTAACGGTATCTGCAATAATATGGTTTATATG gttAACAGATTGCATCACCTATTATGGGCTGCAGCTCAATTCTACCAAGTTTCACAGTGATAAATACATCGGTTTTGGTCTGAGCGCCATCACTGACGTTTTAGCTTCGATCATGTTCTGGCTAACAGTAGACAG ATTTGGGAGGAGAAGAACGTGCTTGGTATTCCACTTAATCGCAGGCATATCTTTGATAGCGTCCGTAATATTTAACAATTACAAAG ATAAAATGCCGTCCTTCACTGTAGCCGGTACCACATTTTCTCTCGTAGGGAAGTTCGCCATAACGACAACGTTTAATCTTCTGTGGCTGTATACTCCGGAAATATTCCCAACAAAAATACG GAGCGTCGGTTTTGGATTAGCCTCATTTGCCGCTAGAATTGGTGGATTGCTGGCGCCATTTTCAAGAACACTG TATCGTCACTACCCGTGGGCCCCCGGCTCTGTGTTCGGTACATGCTGCATCGTGGTGACGTTCTTGATGCCGTACCTGCCTGAGACAAACAACCAGGAGTTGCCCCAGACCATCCGGGAAATGAAACGGAGCATGACACAGCAAAAGGAAACCCCgaagaacaaacagaaaaacCTAATTACTGGAAGTTGA